The Sphingorhabdus sp. Alg231-15 genome has a segment encoding these proteins:
- a CDS encoding DUF1353 domain-containing protein produces the protein MAHYTGRPRFEWDEDGRIMTLLNRFAFIDDAQLVWSVPAMTRVNGASIPQFAWSILGSPFVGRYRKASVVHDWYCDVRTRGWKATHRMFYEAMRTSKVSGAKARIMYAAVYYAGPRWDVAAAYNAELAETMLPEAYSSLKQMEPAEIPEAQPDLTLWHRRETDPVAFEAMCDDFAKKCATVTDVEAMIEEQLGATE, from the coding sequence ATGGCACATTATACCGGACGGCCACGCTTTGAATGGGATGAGGATGGGCGGATCATGACGCTGCTCAATCGCTTTGCCTTTATCGACGATGCGCAGCTGGTGTGGAGCGTGCCTGCCATGACGCGGGTTAACGGGGCATCGATACCGCAATTTGCCTGGTCGATCCTCGGCAGTCCATTTGTCGGCCGGTATCGCAAGGCATCCGTAGTGCACGACTGGTATTGCGATGTCCGCACGCGGGGATGGAAGGCAACGCACCGGATGTTCTACGAAGCAATGCGCACCTCAAAGGTCAGCGGAGCAAAGGCACGGATCATGTATGCTGCAGTCTATTATGCCGGGCCGCGCTGGGACGTTGCAGCAGCCTATAACGCCGAGCTGGCCGAAACTATGTTGCCAGAAGCCTATAGCAGCCTGAAACAGATGGAGCCGGCGGAAATACCCGAGGCGCAGCCCGACCTGACTCTCTGGCATCGGCGCGAAACCGACCCGGTGGCGTTTGAGGCAATGTGCGATGATTTCGCCAAAAAATGCGCGACCGTCACCGATGTCGAGGCCATGATCGAGGAGCAATTGGGCGCCACCGAATGA
- a CDS encoding ABC transporter permease, translated as MFGLALAYLRDRSLTTALNILLLGISVAMLVLLVQFGNQLSNRLDRDAQGVDLVVGAKGSPLQLILSSIFHIDQPTGNIPLDSLDMLRSDPAVKAAIPLALGDNFDGYRIIGTDASYATFYGSEIAQGKMFEKPMDAVLGAAVAKTTGAQLGQQFIGSHGLETAEQDGQGHDHAPFKTVGILAPTGTVVDRLILTSVESVWDVHGIEHDHDNQEKTGHDHDHGHDHDTDDQALSARGELQPELTAILVSYRNAAGAIRIPAMINRQTEMQAATPAVETARLLDLFGAGIEGARIFAWILAATGGLAIFIALLNMARAREGDLALLRVMGASKSQVFGTILLEGLITAAAGATLGIATAHVALFFASRSFQTLSDLGLSAAQFLPAELGIIAAVLLIGVIAALIPAARIFRINLANSLARTS; from the coding sequence ATGTTTGGACTTGCTCTTGCCTATTTGCGCGACCGCAGCCTAACCACTGCACTCAACATCCTGTTACTCGGCATTTCTGTGGCCATGCTGGTCCTTCTGGTGCAATTCGGCAACCAGCTCTCCAACCGTCTGGATCGTGATGCACAAGGTGTTGACCTGGTCGTGGGCGCGAAGGGTTCGCCGCTACAACTCATTCTTTCAAGCATTTTTCACATTGACCAGCCGACCGGCAACATCCCGCTCGACAGCCTTGACATGCTGCGCAGTGACCCAGCGGTGAAAGCGGCAATTCCTCTGGCACTGGGAGATAATTTTGATGGCTATCGGATCATCGGAACCGATGCATCCTATGCGACTTTCTATGGTAGCGAGATCGCACAAGGCAAAATGTTCGAAAAGCCAATGGATGCGGTTTTAGGTGCGGCGGTAGCGAAAACAACCGGTGCGCAGCTTGGACAGCAGTTTATCGGTAGCCATGGCCTTGAAACGGCAGAACAGGACGGGCAAGGGCATGACCACGCGCCCTTCAAAACAGTTGGTATATTGGCCCCGACGGGCACCGTCGTCGACCGCCTTATCCTGACTTCGGTGGAGAGTGTCTGGGACGTTCACGGCATAGAACATGATCATGACAATCAGGAAAAAACCGGACATGACCACGACCACGGCCATGATCATGATACGGATGATCAGGCGCTGTCCGCGCGTGGGGAACTACAACCCGAACTGACCGCCATATTGGTGAGCTATCGTAACGCGGCTGGGGCTATCCGCATTCCCGCCATGATCAACCGCCAGACCGAAATGCAGGCTGCAACGCCAGCGGTGGAAACGGCACGCTTGCTCGACCTATTTGGTGCAGGGATAGAGGGTGCTCGGATCTTCGCTTGGATACTCGCAGCCACAGGCGGCCTTGCGATTTTCATTGCGCTGTTGAACATGGCCCGCGCACGTGAGGGCGACCTTGCGCTCTTGCGGGTGATGGGAGCCAGCAAGTCCCAGGTTTTCGGAACAATATTGCTAGAAGGACTGATAACGGCAGCTGCCGGAGCAACCCTGGGAATTGCCACCGCGCATGTGGCGCTTTTTTTCGCCAGCCGCAGTTTCCAGACGCTCAGTGATCTTGGACTAAGCGCAGCACAGTTTCTCCCGGCTGAACTTGGTATCATCGCTGCCGTATTGCTCATCGGCGTCATTGCCGCACTTATTCCCGCAGCCCGTATTTTCCGCATTAATCTGGCGAATAGCCTCGCCCGAACATCATGA
- a CDS encoding DUF3299 domain-containing protein, with protein MKILHAIIIASALSLTAASAPAPAAMQDGGKAPIKDIWKPAATPKGGVSWAVLEGTKEKTRKGKDGYIYSKPLFTPAVKSLAGKRIKVAGWMTPLEKGAKQKRFVLLAYPPGCPFHFHAMPTQFIEVLADIPFPTNERKVHIVSGVLELTGQDESGIFYRLKAASPS; from the coding sequence ATGAAAATCCTGCACGCCATAATAATTGCATCAGCACTTTCCCTAACCGCTGCGTCAGCGCCAGCACCAGCGGCCATGCAAGATGGCGGTAAGGCACCGATAAAAGACATCTGGAAACCTGCAGCGACCCCGAAAGGCGGAGTATCATGGGCCGTTCTGGAAGGGACAAAAGAAAAAACGCGAAAAGGCAAGGACGGCTATATCTATTCAAAACCGCTATTTACACCAGCCGTAAAATCACTCGCCGGAAAACGCATCAAGGTAGCAGGATGGATGACGCCATTGGAAAAAGGTGCAAAACAGAAGAGGTTCGTATTGCTGGCTTATCCGCCTGGATGTCCTTTCCATTTTCACGCGATGCCGACCCAGTTTATCGAAGTACTGGCGGACATTCCTTTTCCCACGAACGAGAGAAAGGTGCATATTGTCAGCGGCGTGCTTGAGCTCACGGGCCAAGACGAAAGCGGAATTTTCTACCGTTTGAAAGCCGCCAGTCCGTCATAG
- a CDS encoding DUF4197 domain-containing protein, with translation MRNTSKKLKLIAATTMMAVPLSMTPLLSAPAHAQSAGVKGLLGNASDGALDKLSQPGAFYADKAVRVLLPGPLKNATKILRFTSKAGLTKDITKNLNDAAGKAALEAKPIFRSAIDNLTLTDGVGIVTGGGTGGTDYLRKTSGEELAVKIRPLVEKALGEVGAYKQVESLGSISALSSLGGLDLSRDGLTDSVTEQAMDGIFSYIGAEESKFRKNPLKKGKKLLEGIL, from the coding sequence ATGCGGAATACATCCAAGAAACTGAAATTGATTGCAGCAACGACGATGATGGCGGTGCCCTTATCGATGACCCCGCTATTGTCTGCCCCGGCTCATGCGCAATCTGCCGGAGTGAAGGGTCTGTTGGGCAATGCATCCGATGGAGCGCTCGACAAGCTGTCACAGCCGGGCGCCTTTTACGCAGATAAGGCGGTGCGTGTTTTATTGCCGGGTCCGTTGAAGAATGCGACCAAGATCCTGCGTTTTACCAGCAAGGCAGGTTTGACCAAGGACATCACCAAGAACCTGAATGATGCAGCCGGCAAGGCAGCGCTGGAAGCCAAGCCGATATTCCGATCAGCCATCGACAATCTGACTCTGACGGACGGGGTGGGTATCGTCACCGGCGGTGGGACTGGCGGAACTGATTATCTGCGCAAGACCTCGGGCGAGGAGCTCGCGGTGAAGATCCGCCCGCTGGTCGAGAAAGCCTTGGGCGAGGTGGGTGCCTATAAACAGGTCGAAAGCCTTGGTTCTATCTCTGCGCTTTCTTCACTGGGTGGGCTTGACCTTTCCCGTGATGGTTTGACCGACAGTGTGACCGAACAGGCGATGGACGGGATATTCTCCTATATCGGTGCGGAGGAGAGCAAGTTCCGCAAAAACCCATTGAAGAAGGGTAAGAAGCTGCTCGAAGGCATTCTTTAG
- a CDS encoding MerC domain-containing protein translates to MLALKIIKLSPCESCNVVSYHKCLISNREACKENTKVTPQHTNRLETSAVLLSGLCVVHCLGLPLLLAAIPALANVLALPEAVHLYIVLLALPLSLSVLAYGTCQHKSVIPLAVGAAGLLSMTVALTAKYHNDEIILSSIGAIIVAFAHINNWKRRARCVADGGI, encoded by the coding sequence ATGCTGGCATTAAAAATCATAAAACTGAGTCCTTGCGAATCATGTAATGTTGTATCATATCATAAATGTTTAATTTCTAACCGTGAAGCCTGCAAGGAAAATACAAAAGTGACTCCACAACATACGAACCGGCTTGAAACTTCGGCGGTGCTCTTGTCAGGCCTTTGTGTTGTCCATTGCTTAGGCCTTCCGCTGCTTTTGGCTGCCATTCCTGCATTAGCTAACGTCTTGGCATTACCGGAAGCGGTGCATCTTTACATTGTCTTGTTGGCATTGCCTTTGAGCCTGTCGGTCCTTGCATATGGTACCTGCCAACATAAGTCGGTCATCCCACTGGCAGTGGGCGCTGCGGGACTTTTGTCCATGACAGTCGCCCTTACTGCGAAATATCATAACGATGAAATTATCCTGAGCAGTATTGGCGCTATCATTGTCGCATTTGCCCATATCAATAACTGGAAGCGTCGTGCACGATGTGTGGCCGATGGCGGAATTTGA
- a CDS encoding DUF1826 domain-containing protein, whose translation MSVDIKERSIALIAGNAEALNAIRDEGTAIAIWERSTPPGLSALNLDGIFDVRFTADVEKLSTTLDDALDDAGHERGDARNILHKDVLALANRFAKVMRSEFVEVRLEHVTTNACRKFHADYVTARLITTYLGQGTQWLDGDDAADCDCGDPHNIQQMRAGDVALFKGRLWSQDTPAIHRSPPIEGTGEERLMLVINPVQRSRAV comes from the coding sequence ATGAGCGTGGATATAAAAGAGCGTTCGATCGCGCTCATTGCGGGCAATGCAGAAGCCCTGAATGCGATCCGGGACGAAGGCACAGCAATTGCCATTTGGGAACGATCAACACCACCCGGACTGTCGGCGCTTAACCTGGATGGCATATTCGACGTCCGTTTTACCGCAGATGTCGAAAAGCTGTCGACCACCCTAGATGACGCTCTTGACGATGCAGGCCATGAAAGAGGCGATGCTCGGAACATATTGCACAAAGATGTTCTGGCGCTCGCCAACCGCTTCGCCAAGGTGATGCGGAGCGAGTTTGTCGAAGTCCGGCTGGAGCATGTCACCACAAATGCCTGCAGGAAATTTCACGCAGATTATGTCACAGCGCGGCTGATCACCACCTATTTGGGGCAAGGCACGCAATGGTTAGATGGTGATGATGCAGCCGATTGTGATTGTGGTGATCCCCATAATATACAGCAGATGCGAGCGGGCGATGTTGCCCTGTTCAAGGGCCGTCTCTGGTCACAAGACACCCCCGCTATCCATCGCTCCCCGCCGATAGAAGGCACTGGCGAAGAGCGGCTGATGCTGGTTATAAACCCAGTTCAGCGAAGTAGGGCTGTTTAA
- a CDS encoding ATP-binding cassette domain-containing protein: MLLEIENLHYHVNEKPLFSGFNFSIEEQNHHLLVGPSGSGKTTLINLICGLLSPEKGAIRVAGHDIAAISESGRDKIRREHIGIVFQTLRLVSALDLSANLLLAQRLSRGTTDAPLIAALLERLGLTHRAKAKPHQMSQGEAQRAAIARALVARPRLLIADEPTSALDETNARQVADLLLECAADYGVTLLIATHDDRLTPLFPNRIALTEHLLRAA; this comes from the coding sequence ATGTTACTTGAAATCGAGAATCTTCATTATCATGTTAATGAAAAGCCCCTGTTTTCCGGCTTTAACTTCTCCATAGAAGAACAGAATCATCATCTGCTTGTAGGTCCCTCAGGGTCCGGCAAGACAACACTCATCAATCTCATCTGCGGGCTGTTGTCACCGGAAAAAGGTGCGATCAGAGTGGCAGGTCATGATATTGCAGCCATCTCCGAAAGCGGTCGCGATAAAATCCGGCGCGAACATATCGGAATTGTCTTTCAGACGTTACGGTTGGTTTCTGCACTGGATTTGTCAGCCAATCTTTTACTGGCCCAGCGCCTGTCGCGTGGCACCACAGATGCACCCTTGATCGCTGCTCTGCTGGAGAGGTTAGGTCTCACGCACCGCGCCAAAGCGAAACCCCATCAGATGAGTCAAGGCGAAGCGCAGCGGGCAGCAATTGCCAGAGCGTTGGTTGCCCGTCCCCGATTGCTCATTGCCGATGAGCCCACCTCTGCATTGGATGAAACCAATGCCCGGCAGGTTGCAGATCTCTTGCTGGAATGTGCTGCGGACTATGGTGTCACACTGCTGATCGCCACCCACGATGACCGGCTGACTCCACTATTCCCCAATCGGATTGCACTAACCGAACATCTGTTGAGAGCGGCCTGA
- a CDS encoding SDR family oxidoreductase: protein MKYAATANLGQDNMDISKLMFREALMKGERILITGGGTGLGKEMAEGFLKLGAEVHICGRRGDVCKATAEELVKKHGGTVVPHPCDIRNAEMISEMNDLIWSQHGPLTGLVNNAAGNFISRTEDLSVRGFDAIANIVFHGTFYMTHDIGKRWIAAGDQGSVLSILTTWVWNGGPFTVPSAMSKAGINVMTQSLATEWARYGLRLNAIAPGAFPTEGMSNRLAPSKGDQDKMSSSVPMGRVGEMDELVNLAAYLMGPGSQYLTGQTIAIDGGAYNATGGNFSALTAWGDEQWQAARQAIEGQNKKDRAKRTV, encoded by the coding sequence ATGAAATATGCCGCAACCGCTAATCTAGGACAGGACAATATGGATATTTCAAAACTCATGTTTCGCGAAGCCCTGATGAAGGGTGAACGTATATTGATCACTGGTGGTGGCACCGGCCTGGGCAAGGAAATGGCCGAGGGTTTCCTGAAGCTTGGCGCTGAAGTCCATATTTGTGGTCGCCGCGGCGATGTGTGCAAAGCGACGGCCGAAGAGCTAGTCAAAAAACATGGCGGTACGGTGGTTCCACATCCCTGTGATATCCGTAACGCGGAGATGATCAGCGAAATGAACGACCTGATCTGGTCGCAGCATGGCCCGCTAACCGGGCTGGTCAATAATGCGGCCGGCAATTTCATTTCGCGCACCGAGGATTTATCGGTGCGCGGCTTTGACGCGATTGCCAATATCGTCTTCCACGGTACATTCTATATGACCCATGACATAGGCAAGCGCTGGATCGCGGCTGGTGATCAGGGCAGCGTTCTTTCCATCCTGACCACCTGGGTCTGGAATGGCGGGCCGTTCACGGTCCCGTCGGCCATGTCCAAGGCCGGTATCAACGTCATGACGCAGAGCCTGGCCACCGAATGGGCGCGCTATGGTTTGCGTCTGAACGCCATTGCGCCAGGGGCTTTCCCGACCGAAGGCATGTCCAACCGGCTCGCACCGAGCAAAGGTGATCAGGATAAGATGAGCAGCAGCGTCCCGATGGGCCGTGTCGGCGAGATGGACGAACTGGTGAATCTTGCCGCCTATCTGATGGGGCCGGGATCACAATATCTGACCGGACAGACCATTGCGATCGATGGCGGCGCCTATAACGCAACCGGCGGCAATTTCTCTGCCCTGACCGCATGGGGCGACGAACAATGGCAGGCGGCACGCCAGGCGATTGAGGGCCAGAACAAGAAGGACCGCGCCAAGCGCACGGTGTAA
- a CDS encoding GTP-binding protein, with amino-acid sequence MIFNASMRLPVTVLSGFLGAGKTTLLNHILGNRDGKRVAVIVNDMSEVNIDADLVRGGEAALSRSEETLVEMTNGCICCTLRDDLLLEVRKLSEEGRFDYLVIESTGVSEPLPVAATFSFRDEEGQCLGDAARLDCMVTVVDAVNLMNDYSSHDFLADRGETAGEGDDRRLVSLLVEQIEFADVVIVNKASDVSIEQLAVVKQVVASLNADARIIDADYAKVDLDQILDTGLFDDEKAETHPLWAKELFDYASHRPETEEYGVESFVYRARRPFDPKRFYDFLTQNGLDSVIRAKGHFWLATRPDYLGELAVAGSQTITSRMGRWWAAVPKNRWPDDGSFEHFVMRHWDPTWGDRRQELVFIGISMDEARIRRELDACLVEVDAFTPEQWATLADPFPAWEAPQPMLESAE; translated from the coding sequence ATGATTTTTAATGCCAGCATGCGTCTACCCGTGACCGTCCTTTCCGGCTTTCTGGGAGCAGGCAAGACCACGCTATTGAACCACATTCTTGGTAACCGCGATGGCAAGCGGGTTGCGGTGATCGTGAATGATATGTCGGAAGTGAATATCGACGCCGATCTGGTGCGCGGCGGAGAGGCGGCTTTGTCGCGATCTGAAGAGACGCTGGTTGAAATGACCAATGGTTGCATTTGCTGCACGCTGCGTGATGATTTGCTGCTTGAGGTCCGCAAGCTATCTGAGGAAGGTCGCTTTGACTATCTCGTCATTGAAAGCACTGGCGTGTCCGAACCACTGCCGGTCGCAGCGACCTTTTCGTTTCGTGACGAGGAAGGACAATGTTTGGGCGATGCTGCCCGGCTCGATTGCATGGTCACTGTGGTCGATGCGGTCAACCTGATGAATGATTATTCCAGCCATGATTTCCTGGCTGACAGAGGCGAAACCGCCGGTGAGGGTGATGACCGCCGTCTGGTAAGCCTGTTGGTTGAGCAGATTGAATTTGCCGATGTTGTCATCGTCAACAAGGCGAGCGATGTATCTATCGAACAACTGGCTGTGGTAAAACAGGTTGTCGCTTCTCTAAATGCAGATGCCCGGATTATCGATGCGGATTACGCCAAGGTCGATCTTGATCAGATTCTCGACACCGGACTGTTTGATGACGAGAAGGCCGAAACCCATCCACTTTGGGCAAAAGAGCTGTTCGATTATGCCAGCCACCGTCCGGAGACAGAGGAATATGGCGTAGAGAGTTTTGTCTATCGCGCCCGCCGTCCGTTCGATCCCAAGCGCTTTTATGATTTCCTGACCCAAAACGGTCTCGATAGCGTTATCCGTGCCAAGGGGCATTTCTGGCTTGCCACTCGCCCCGACTATCTGGGCGAGCTGGCCGTGGCTGGCAGCCAAACCATCACCTCTCGCATGGGCCGCTGGTGGGCAGCGGTGCCGAAAAATCGTTGGCCAGATGACGGCAGCTTTGAACATTTTGTCATGCGCCACTGGGATCCCACATGGGGCGACCGGCGGCAGGAACTAGTGTTCATTGGTATCAGCATGGACGAGGCGCGCATCCGCCGCGAGCTCGACGCCTGTCTGGTCGAAGTTGATGCCTTTACCCCAGAGCAATGGGCAACACTTGCCGATCCCTTCCCTGCATGGGAAGCCCCTCAACCGATGTTGGAGTCAGCTGAATGA
- a CDS encoding SDR family oxidoreductase: MDFNKLFSLEGRVALVTGGHRGIGRMISEGFLAQGAKVYISGRKADACAAAAAEMGDNCISVPGDVSTVEGCKALAAEIAKHEEKLDILINNAGVAWGEEYLSFPESGWDKVMDTNVKGLFFLTQALHPQLKAAASFDRPAKVVNIASIDGFKVNPWETYSYQASKAAVVHLTRKMASKLISDDIIMSGIAPGAFASNMNKAARDYEDAVEKGIPAKRIGRPEDMAAAAIYLSSSAGDYVVGTTLIVDGGVVNAANPGATIEP; encoded by the coding sequence ATGGATTTTAACAAGCTATTTTCGCTTGAAGGCCGCGTTGCGCTGGTGACCGGCGGGCATCGGGGTATCGGTCGGATGATTTCCGAAGGCTTCCTGGCCCAAGGTGCGAAAGTCTACATCTCTGGCCGTAAGGCCGATGCCTGCGCTGCCGCTGCCGCTGAAATGGGTGATAACTGTATTTCTGTTCCTGGCGATGTCAGCACGGTTGAGGGTTGCAAGGCCCTTGCTGCGGAGATTGCCAAGCATGAAGAGAAGCTCGACATATTGATCAACAATGCCGGCGTGGCCTGGGGTGAGGAATATCTCAGCTTCCCAGAATCGGGTTGGGACAAGGTGATGGACACCAATGTCAAAGGGCTGTTCTTCCTAACTCAGGCGCTGCATCCCCAGCTGAAAGCAGCAGCCAGCTTTGATCGGCCGGCAAAAGTTGTCAATATCGCTTCAATCGATGGCTTCAAGGTCAATCCTTGGGAAACCTACAGCTATCAGGCATCGAAAGCAGCGGTGGTTCATCTTACTCGCAAGATGGCTTCCAAGCTGATTTCTGACGACATCATCATGTCCGGCATCGCTCCGGGTGCCTTTGCTTCCAACATGAACAAAGCGGCGCGCGACTATGAAGACGCCGTCGAAAAAGGTATCCCGGCGAAACGCATTGGCCGGCCGGAGGATATGGCTGCGGCAGCTATCTATCTGTCCAGTAGCGCAGGCGACTATGTGGTGGGCACGACCCTGATTGTTGACGGCGGTGTCGTGAATGCGGCCAACCCTGGAGCAACGATTGAGCCCTAA
- a CDS encoding acyl-CoA dehydrogenase family protein: MPLYLNDDQKMLQDSAADFMKGEGNVAHFREFRDKNCKDGFSHALWKQFAEMGFTGILVSEDEGGLGLGHTEAGVVLEEIGRNLTPSPFLATAVAGVEALNAGGKTLRDKYFPGILSGDSVLALAIDEGAKHRPDQIAMAATREGNGFKLDGKKQFVVQGGSADTLIVAARTSGSSGEDKGLTLFAVDTNASGLSRDSVRLVDSAMAAHVEFDGVVVDADAVIGEVDEGGAVLQRMLNAGRAGSAAETLGVGAGAMDITVEYIKGRKQFDTIIGSFQALQHRTAHLYSEMEIARATVLKAQQMLDEGSSKAEMMVSVAKAKAGKATALSVKEGVQMHGGVGMTDEYDIGLYMKRDRALAEFMGDANYHTNLVAEMHGY, from the coding sequence ATGCCGCTTTACTTGAATGACGACCAGAAAATGCTGCAGGACAGCGCAGCAGATTTTATGAAGGGCGAAGGTAACGTCGCTCACTTTCGGGAATTTCGTGACAAAAACTGCAAGGACGGTTTCTCCCACGCGCTTTGGAAACAGTTCGCGGAAATGGGTTTTACGGGCATATTGGTTTCTGAAGATGAAGGCGGGTTGGGCCTTGGTCACACCGAAGCGGGTGTTGTCCTGGAGGAAATTGGCCGCAACCTTACGCCTTCTCCGTTTCTTGCGACAGCAGTTGCAGGTGTCGAGGCTCTGAACGCGGGCGGCAAAACGCTCCGCGACAAATATTTCCCAGGCATCCTTTCTGGCGACAGTGTGCTGGCCTTGGCGATCGACGAGGGCGCAAAACATCGTCCCGATCAAATTGCGATGGCAGCGACCCGCGAAGGTAACGGTTTCAAGCTCGATGGCAAAAAGCAATTTGTAGTGCAGGGTGGTTCGGCGGATACGTTGATCGTGGCGGCGCGGACCAGTGGCAGTTCTGGCGAAGATAAAGGCCTTACGCTTTTTGCCGTTGATACCAACGCTAGCGGATTGTCGAGAGACAGTGTTCGTCTGGTAGATAGCGCAATGGCGGCTCATGTCGAATTTGATGGCGTGGTCGTCGACGCTGATGCGGTTATCGGTGAAGTTGATGAAGGTGGGGCAGTGCTTCAGCGGATGCTCAATGCTGGCCGGGCTGGTTCGGCAGCAGAGACGCTTGGCGTTGGCGCCGGGGCCATGGATATCACCGTTGAGTATATCAAAGGCCGCAAGCAGTTCGATACGATTATCGGATCATTTCAGGCGCTGCAGCACCGGACAGCACATCTTTATAGCGAAATGGAGATCGCTCGGGCGACGGTGTTGAAAGCACAGCAGATGCTCGACGAAGGCTCATCAAAAGCCGAGATGATGGTGTCTGTCGCCAAGGCCAAAGCAGGCAAAGCGACAGCGTTGTCGGTCAAGGAAGGCGTGCAAATGCATGGCGGCGTTGGGATGACCGACGAATATGATATTGGCCTCTATATGAAGCGCGATCGTGCGCTGGCCGAATTTATGGGTGACGCCAACTATCACACCAACCTCGTTGCGGAAATGCACGGCTACTAA
- a CDS encoding DUF1304 family protein codes for MRIAGLVIVALIALLHFYIAWFEIFAWTTRGPEIFTSISADLFEPTKVLAANQGIYNAFLAAGLTWSLLIKDAKWKINIAVCFLLFVATAGVFGAATADFKIFYVQTVPAAAALILLLLSRRSAKS; via the coding sequence ATGAGAATTGCCGGACTGGTTATCGTTGCGCTCATTGCGTTGCTCCATTTTTATATCGCCTGGTTCGAGATTTTCGCATGGACGACCAGAGGTCCGGAAATATTCACATCCATTTCTGCCGACTTGTTTGAGCCAACCAAGGTTTTGGCCGCCAACCAAGGCATTTACAACGCCTTTCTTGCGGCCGGGCTGACATGGTCATTGTTGATCAAAGATGCAAAATGGAAGATCAATATTGCCGTCTGCTTCCTGCTATTCGTGGCCACTGCGGGCGTCTTTGGTGCGGCCACGGCTGATTTCAAAATATTCTATGTTCAGACAGTCCCCGCCGCTGCGGCATTGATTTTGCTTTTGCTGTCGAGACGTTCGGCAAAGAGCTGA
- a CDS encoding S-methyl-5'-thioadenosine phosphorylase — protein MSDWTLGIIGGSGLYQLDALEDAHWVSVDTPWGAPSDDLLIGHIQGIKCVFLPRHGRGHFIGPSQLNFRANIDALKRQGVTDIVSISAVGSLTEKMAPGHFVAVDQFIDRTFAREKSYFGDGVVAHVSMAEPVCPRLRDKAAMAARNAGATVHDSGTYLAMEGPQFSSKAESNMYRGWGADVIGMTAMPEAKLAREAELPYALIGMVTDYDCWRDNETPVEVEAIIAQLGANAATARALVEYLVKALPEKREASPIDTVLDTALITDPSAYKPALIAKLDAVAGRVLGAD, from the coding sequence ATGAGCGACTGGACATTAGGTATCATCGGGGGGTCTGGGCTGTATCAACTGGACGCTTTAGAGGATGCGCATTGGGTGTCGGTTGATACGCCATGGGGTGCGCCATCTGATGATCTGTTGATCGGGCATATTCAGGGGATCAAATGCGTGTTCTTGCCGCGCCACGGGCGTGGCCATTTCATTGGACCGAGCCAGCTGAATTTCCGGGCCAATATTGATGCGTTGAAGCGTCAGGGCGTGACGGATATTGTCTCTATCTCGGCTGTCGGCTCACTGACTGAAAAAATGGCGCCGGGACATTTTGTTGCGGTGGACCAGTTTATTGACCGCACCTTCGCGCGCGAAAAGAGCTATTTCGGTGATGGCGTGGTGGCTCATGTATCGATGGCGGAGCCCGTCTGTCCGCGGCTTCGTGACAAGGCTGCGATGGCAGCGAGAAATGCTGGTGCCACGGTGCATGATAGTGGGACCTATCTTGCCATGGAGGGGCCGCAATTTTCCAGTAAGGCGGAAAGCAACATGTATCGTGGCTGGGGCGCAGATGTGATCGGAATGACGGCGATGCCAGAGGCGAAACTGGCGCGAGAAGCAGAGCTGCCTTATGCGCTGATCGGAATGGTCACCGACTATGACTGCTGGCGCGACAATGAAACACCTGTGGAGGTTGAAGCGATTATCGCCCAACTCGGCGCCAATGCGGCAACCGCCCGTGCGCTTGTGGAATATCTGGTAAAGGCACTACCGGAGAAGCGTGAGGCAAGTCCCATTGACACTGTCCTCGACACCGCTTTGATAACAGATCCATCTGCATATAAACCCGCGCTGATCGCGAAACTCGATGCGGTTGCCGGCCGGGTCTTGGGTGCTGATTAG